One genomic window of Gossypium hirsutum isolate 1008001.06 chromosome D11, Gossypium_hirsutum_v2.1, whole genome shotgun sequence includes the following:
- the LOC107927264 gene encoding transmembrane protein 184B, translating into MGDLVPIYLVILAFFCTAGAIALAVLHIYRHLLNYTEPIFQRYIVRIIFMVPIYALMSFLSLVLPRSSIYFNSIREGYEAWVIYNFLSLCLAWVGGPGAVVLSLSGRVLKPSWYLMTCCLPPMPLDGRFIRRCKQGCLQFVILKPILVAVTLVLYAKGKYKDGNFSPSQAYLYLTIIYTISYTVALYALVLFYMACRDLLQPFNPVPKFIIIKSVVFLTYWQGVLFFLAAKSGFIKDADEAAQFQNFIICVEMLLAALGHLYAFPYKEYAGANIGMSRGFTRSLAHALMLNDFYHDTVHQFAPTYHDYVLYNHNDGDEGTRKYRSRTFVPTGPEMDAARRNKHMIGNKLEDIQLSSLPSYGTSAPQNPSSVPDSTSGDLTKSSLLVDHSNSYSAPYDMSLIDMDLSSYPSKVPAAKDTEPR; encoded by the exons ATGGGTGATTTAGTGCCTATTTACCTCGTCATCCTCGCTTTTTTTTGTACTGCTGGAGCCATTGCGTTGGCCGTTCTTCATATCTACAGGCATCTTTTGAATTACACCGAACCTATTTTTCAGAGATACATCGTCCGCATCATCTTCATGGTTCCG ATTTATGCCTTGATGTCTTTCTTGTCCCTTGTTCTACCACGGAGTTCAATCTATTTCAATTCCATCCGGGAAGG ATATGAAGCTTGGGTCatttataattttctttctcTCTGCTTAGCATGGGTTGGAGGTCCAGGAGCAGTTGTGCTCAGCTTGAGTGGTCGAGTTTTAAAGCCATCTTGGTATCTGATGACATGCTGCTTGCCTCCTATGCCTTTAGATGG GCGATTTATACGGAGATGCAAGCAAGGCTGTCTGCAGTTTGTCATCCTGAAGCCCATTTTAGTCGCTGTTACACTCGTATTATACGCCAAAGGAAAATATAAAGATGGGAATTTTAGTCCAAGTCAAGCATATCTCTATCTTACTATCATCTATACAATCTCTTACACCGTGGCTCTGTATGCTTTGGTGTTGTTTTACATGGCATGCAGAGATCTCCTTCAGCCATTCAATCCAGTTCCAAAGTTTATCATCATAAAATCTGTGGTTTTCTTAACCTATTGGCAG GGTGTTCTGTTTTTTCTTGCCGCAAAATCTGGATTTATAAAGGATGCTGACGAAGCAGCTCAATTTCAGAACTTCATTATATGTGTTGAGATGCTTCTTGCTGCTCTAGGTCATCTTTATGCATTTCCATATAAGGAGTATGCTGGTGCAAATATTGGTATGTCTCGTGGTTTTACACGAAGCCTTGCACATGCCTTGATGTTGAATGACTTCTATCATGATACTGTTCACCAG TTTGCACCTACGTATCATGATTATGTACTGTACAACCATAATGATGGTGATGAGGGAACAAGGAAATACCGGTCGAGGACTTTTGTGCCAACTGGGCCCGAGATGGATGCTGCTAGAAGAAACAAACACATGATTGGAAACAAGCTAGAAGATATTCAGCTATCCAGTCTCCCATCATATGGTACAAGCGCTCCCCAAAACCCTAGCTCTGTACCAGATTCTACAAGCGGTGATCTTACAAAATCATCACTGCTTGTGGACCACTCAAATTCTTATTCAGCGCCATACGATATGTCACTTATTGACATGGATCTATCCAGTTACCCTTCAAAAGTTCCTGCAGCGAAAGATACTGAACCTAGGTGA